In Streptomyces sp. NBC_00704, a genomic segment contains:
- a CDS encoding diacylglycerol kinase, with protein MATSPTSGQLLVIIDPVARRTDGESVRIAKDVLSAGASTKVCLPDSPEEFARALTRRGSRRPVVIGDDRALTRAVTLLHRQRALTACVLSVVPVGGSLSVAHALGVPTGAVAAARAVLDGAERRLDLLVDDSDGVVLGSLRIPAPPTAGDTLPTDASDPYDPSDPSDPSDPSGPPWLRSLVRTLVPARPYRSVRHAHPSRHSSRHSLPSWPSRPVTAPPPPGPARLRIEVDGATLIDLDQPVETVSVTPGAPATAGTVKVVVRPSSVGAEAAPLQAYGRTVTVSGADFHYRADAAAAGPVRRRTWTVREGALGLMLPVR; from the coding sequence GTGGCGACTTCTCCGACGTCCGGACAGCTGCTGGTGATCATCGATCCGGTCGCCCGGCGTACGGACGGGGAGTCCGTACGGATCGCGAAAGACGTGCTCAGCGCGGGTGCGAGCACCAAGGTGTGCCTGCCGGACAGCCCGGAGGAATTCGCCCGCGCGCTGACCCGGCGGGGCTCTCGGCGGCCGGTGGTCATCGGGGACGACCGGGCGCTGACCCGGGCGGTGACCCTGCTGCACCGGCAGCGGGCGCTCACCGCGTGCGTGCTGTCGGTGGTGCCGGTGGGCGGCTCGCTGAGCGTCGCGCACGCCCTGGGGGTGCCCACGGGGGCCGTGGCGGCCGCCCGGGCCGTCCTGGACGGCGCCGAGCGGCGCCTGGACCTGCTGGTGGACGACAGCGACGGGGTGGTGCTGGGATCGCTGCGGATCCCCGCACCGCCAACGGCCGGGGACACCCTGCCCACGGATGCGTCGGATCCGTACGATCCCTCCGATCCCTCCGATCCGTCGGACCCGTCGGGGCCGCCCTGGCTGCGGTCGCTGGTCCGCACGCTCGTCCCGGCACGCCCCTACCGCTCCGTGCGTCACGCGCACCCCTCGCGGCACTCCTCGCGCCACTCGCTGCCGTCCTGGCCCTCCCGGCCGGTCACCGCCCCGCCCCCGCCCGGCCCCGCCCGGCTGCGGATCGAGGTGGACGGGGCGACGCTGATCGACCTGGACCAGCCGGTGGAGACCGTGTCGGTGACGCCGGGCGCCCCGGCGACCGCGGGGACCGTGAAGGTCGTGGTGCGGCCGTCGTCGGTGGGCGCGGAGGCGGCGCCGCTCCAGGCGTACGGCCGCACCGTGACCGTCTCGGGGGCCGACTTCCACTACCGTGCGGACGCCGCGGCAGCCGGGCCGGTACGGCGGCGAACGTGGACCGTACGGGAAGGCGCCCTGGGCCTGATGCTGCCGGTCCGGTGA
- a CDS encoding adenylosuccinate synthase — MPALVLLGAQWGDEGKGKATDLLGGSVDYVVRYQGGNNAGHTVVVGDQKYALHLLPSGILSPGCTPVIGNGVVVDPSVLLSELSGLNERGVDTSKLLISGNAHIITPYNVTVDKVTERFLGKRKIGTTGRGIGPTYADKINRVGIRVQDLYDESILTQKVEAALDGKNQLLTKLYNRRAIAVDQAVEELLGYAEKLAPYVTDTVLVLNQALEQDKVVLFEGGQGTLLDIDHGTYPFVTSSNPTAGGACTGSGVGPTKISRVIGILKAYTTRVGSGPFPTELFDEDGEALRRIGGERGVTTGRDRRCGWFDAVIARYATRVNGLTDFFLTKLDVLTGWEEIPVCVAYEIDGKRVEELPYSQSDFHHAKPIYETLPGWSEDITKAKSFSDLPKNAQAYVKALEEMSGAPISAIGVGPGRDETIEVNSFL, encoded by the coding sequence GTGCCCGCACTTGTGCTGCTCGGTGCTCAGTGGGGTGACGAAGGCAAGGGAAAGGCCACTGACCTTCTCGGTGGCTCGGTGGACTACGTAGTGCGTTACCAGGGCGGCAACAACGCCGGCCACACGGTCGTCGTGGGCGACCAGAAGTACGCACTCCACCTGCTCCCTTCCGGAATCCTGTCCCCCGGCTGCACGCCGGTCATCGGTAACGGTGTCGTCGTCGACCCGTCGGTCCTGCTCTCCGAGCTGAGCGGTCTGAACGAGCGCGGCGTCGACACGTCGAAGCTGCTGATCAGCGGCAACGCGCACATCATCACGCCCTACAACGTGACTGTCGACAAGGTGACCGAACGCTTCCTCGGAAAGCGCAAGATCGGCACCACCGGGCGCGGGATCGGTCCGACTTATGCCGACAAGATCAACCGGGTCGGCATCCGGGTCCAGGACCTCTACGACGAGTCGATCCTGACCCAGAAGGTCGAGGCGGCCCTCGACGGCAAGAACCAGCTCCTGACGAAGCTGTACAACCGCCGCGCGATCGCCGTCGACCAGGCCGTCGAGGAACTGCTCGGTTACGCGGAGAAGCTCGCTCCGTACGTCACCGACACGGTCCTGGTCCTCAACCAGGCGCTGGAGCAGGACAAGGTCGTCCTCTTCGAGGGCGGTCAGGGCACGCTCCTCGACATCGACCACGGCACGTACCCCTTCGTCACCTCGTCCAACCCGACCGCGGGCGGCGCCTGCACGGGTTCGGGCGTCGGTCCGACGAAGATCAGCCGGGTCATCGGCATCCTGAAGGCGTACACGACCCGCGTCGGTTCGGGCCCGTTCCCGACCGAGCTGTTCGACGAGGACGGCGAGGCGCTGCGCCGCATCGGCGGCGAGCGGGGCGTCACCACCGGCCGTGACCGCCGCTGCGGCTGGTTCGACGCGGTCATCGCCCGCTACGCGACCCGCGTCAACGGTCTGACGGACTTCTTCCTGACCAAGCTGGACGTCCTCACCGGCTGGGAGGAGATCCCGGTCTGCGTGGCGTACGAGATCGACGGCAAGCGGGTCGAGGAACTCCCGTACTCGCAGAGCGACTTCCACCACGCGAAGCCGATCTACGAGACCCTGCCCGGCTGGTCCGAGGACATCACCAAGGCGAAGTCCTTCTCCGACCTGCCGAAGAACGCCCAGGCGTACGTGAAGGCGCTGGAGGAGATGTCCGGCGCCCCGATCTCCGCGATCGGCGTGGGTCCGGGCCGGGACGAGACGATCGAGGTCAACTCGTTCCTGTAG
- a CDS encoding dolichyl-phosphate beta-glucosyltransferase, giving the protein MDLSVVIPAYNEERRLGPTLDAVGRHLDARGGRRASWEIVVADDGSTDATRELVTVRRDPRVRLVTGPGAGNRGKGHALRQGVAASRGRRVLVMDADLATPVEELERLEKALDDGHAAAIGSRAVPGATLGERQHRARELLGAAGSLLIRRTTLHGIRDTQCGFKLFDGDKARAAFAASRLNGYAIDVEVLRHFRRAEWPVAEVPVHWSHRPGSKIRPADYPRVLRDLVRLRIPAPRPADVVAAVLFLAMAAVLYSGRVLDPAHRYLTDSLQDQNQWEWFFAVTADNVARLRNPLSTDLQGFPGGVNLMANTTMPGLSVPLTPLTLLLGPAVTLSLVMTLGLAATALAWYRLIARRLVHRRTAAFTGAALAAFAPPMVSHANAHPNFVVLFMIPPIIERALRLTTGERTARDGTVLGLMTAYQLLLGEEPLLLTALGLLVFAVAHGVTRPAGARAAARPLLTGLAIAAAVCLPLVVYPLAWQFSGPQSYSGIDHGSATGVGNSVRALLSFAERSLVAGDARRAAALSLNPTEQNAFYGWPLVLLALAVTVALWRRPAVRALACTAAAAAVLSLGPRVTLPLTDVTVPGPWAALDGLPLFESVIESRVALVCAPALGMLLALAVDRLARVRRLGTQYAGLLAVGLALLPLIPAPLKSAPRAPTPAFFTDGAWTAYVRDGETLVPVPLAEPEAAEALHWQTAAGLGFRMPGGYFNGPYGDGDRTGVYGVPLRFTASLLRDVRDTGVVPVIDARARAAAREDLAYWRAGALVLAPQRHEAGLRETVDKLVGRPGRRVAGVWVWDLHQGSPDGS; this is encoded by the coding sequence GTGGACCTCTCCGTCGTCATCCCCGCCTACAACGAGGAGCGCCGGCTCGGCCCCACCCTCGACGCGGTCGGCCGCCACCTCGACGCGAGGGGCGGCCGCCGGGCGAGCTGGGAGATCGTGGTCGCCGACGACGGCTCCACCGACGCCACCCGCGAACTCGTCACCGTCCGCCGCGACCCCCGCGTACGGCTCGTCACCGGACCGGGCGCCGGCAACCGGGGCAAGGGACACGCCCTGCGCCAGGGCGTCGCCGCCAGCCGGGGCCGCCGCGTCCTGGTCATGGACGCCGATCTCGCCACCCCCGTCGAGGAGTTGGAACGCCTGGAGAAGGCCCTCGACGACGGACACGCGGCGGCGATCGGATCACGGGCCGTGCCCGGCGCCACCCTCGGCGAACGGCAGCACCGCGCCCGCGAACTCCTCGGCGCCGCGGGCAGCCTCCTCATCCGCCGGACGACCCTGCACGGCATACGCGACACCCAGTGCGGCTTCAAGCTGTTCGACGGCGACAAGGCCCGCGCCGCGTTCGCCGCGTCCCGCCTCAACGGCTACGCCATCGACGTGGAGGTGCTGCGCCACTTCCGGCGCGCGGAGTGGCCGGTCGCCGAGGTGCCCGTGCACTGGTCGCACCGGCCCGGCTCGAAGATCCGCCCGGCGGACTACCCGCGGGTGCTGCGCGACCTGGTCCGGCTGCGGATCCCGGCGCCCCGGCCGGCGGACGTCGTCGCGGCCGTCCTCTTCCTGGCGATGGCGGCCGTCCTCTACTCCGGCCGCGTCCTGGACCCGGCCCACCGCTATCTCACCGACTCCCTCCAGGACCAGAACCAGTGGGAGTGGTTCTTCGCGGTGACCGCCGACAACGTCGCCCGTCTGCGCAACCCCCTGTCCACCGACCTCCAGGGCTTCCCCGGCGGCGTGAACCTGATGGCCAACACGACGATGCCGGGCCTGTCCGTGCCGCTCACGCCGCTCACCCTGCTGCTCGGCCCGGCCGTCACCCTCAGCCTGGTGATGACGCTCGGCCTGGCCGCCACCGCGCTCGCCTGGTACCGGCTCATCGCGCGACGCCTCGTGCACCGGCGGACGGCCGCCTTCACCGGAGCCGCCCTGGCCGCGTTCGCGCCGCCGATGGTCAGCCACGCCAACGCCCACCCCAACTTCGTCGTGCTGTTCATGATCCCGCCGATCATCGAGCGGGCCCTGCGGCTCACCACCGGCGAGCGGACCGCACGCGACGGGACCGTCCTCGGCCTGATGACGGCCTACCAGCTCCTCCTCGGCGAGGAACCCCTGCTGCTCACGGCCCTCGGGCTGCTGGTGTTCGCCGTCGCCCACGGCGTCACCCGCCCCGCCGGAGCCCGCGCCGCCGCACGCCCCCTGCTGACCGGCCTGGCGATCGCCGCCGCCGTCTGCCTGCCGCTGGTCGTCTACCCGCTGGCCTGGCAGTTCTCCGGCCCCCAGAGCTACAGCGGCATCGACCACGGCAGCGCGACCGGCGTCGGCAACTCCGTGCGCGCACTGCTCTCCTTCGCCGAACGCTCCCTGGTCGCCGGGGACGCCCGGCGCGCCGCCGCCCTCTCCCTCAACCCGACCGAGCAGAACGCCTTCTACGGCTGGCCACTGGTCCTGCTCGCGTTGGCCGTCACGGTGGCGCTGTGGCGTCGGCCGGCCGTGCGGGCGCTGGCCTGCACGGCGGCGGCCGCGGCCGTGCTGTCCCTCGGCCCGCGCGTCACCCTCCCCCTCACCGACGTCACCGTGCCCGGCCCCTGGGCCGCGCTCGACGGCCTGCCCCTCTTCGAGTCGGTGATCGAGAGCCGGGTCGCGCTGGTCTGCGCCCCGGCGCTGGGCATGCTGCTCGCCCTGGCCGTCGACCGGCTGGCGCGGGTCCGCCGCCTGGGCACGCAGTACGCCGGGCTGCTCGCCGTCGGCCTCGCCCTGCTGCCCCTGATCCCGGCCCCGCTGAAGTCCGCGCCGCGCGCCCCGACGCCCGCCTTCTTCACCGACGGCGCCTGGACGGCGTACGTGCGGGACGGCGAGACGCTGGTCCCGGTGCCGCTCGCCGAACCCGAGGCCGCCGAGGCCCTGCACTGGCAGACGGCGGCCGGCCTCGGCTTCCGGATGCCCGGCGGCTACTTCAACGGCCCCTACGGCGACGGCGACCGCACCGGCGTCTACGGCGTCCCGCTGCGCTTCACCGCGAGCCTGCTGCGGGACGTGCGGGACACCGGCGTGGTGCCGGTGATCGACGCCCGTGCCCGCGCCGCGGCCCGCGAGGACCTCGCGTACTGGCGGGCGGGCGCGCTGGTGCTCGCACCGCAGCGGCACGAGGCCGGGCTGCGTGAGACGGTGGACAAGCTGGTGGGCCGTCCGGGGAGGAGGGTGGCCGGAGTGTGGGTATGGGACCTGCACCAGGGGTCGCCGGACGGGAGCTGA
- a CDS encoding GntR family transcriptional regulator, producing the protein MPGSTGNGAVTRSTLRQQIADALRDEVLGGRLQPGQAFTVKEIAEQYGVSATPVREALVDLSAQGLLEADQHRGFRVPRYSVEDYRGMLEARSLIIEGMFVAVDEGRQGHQNFEEPRTAAAIAGVRRRGEEAQRAAAAGDLTVLIGYDLRFWRELSALFGNPYLSDFLHRLRVQSWVCTVQHLRRLSDLRGCLWSGHTELVDALYARDTGAARAMLAAYNDESLGLIERLAAR; encoded by the coding sequence ATGCCCGGCAGCACCGGCAACGGCGCCGTGACGCGCAGCACCCTGCGCCAGCAGATCGCCGACGCGCTCCGCGACGAGGTGCTGGGGGGCCGGCTGCAACCGGGACAGGCGTTCACCGTGAAGGAGATCGCCGAGCAGTACGGCGTCTCCGCGACCCCCGTGCGCGAGGCCCTCGTCGACCTGTCCGCGCAGGGCCTGCTGGAGGCCGACCAGCACCGCGGCTTCCGCGTCCCCCGGTACTCCGTCGAGGACTACCGGGGCATGCTCGAGGCCCGGAGCCTGATCATCGAGGGCATGTTCGTCGCCGTCGACGAGGGCCGCCAGGGCCACCAGAACTTCGAGGAGCCGCGGACGGCGGCCGCGATAGCCGGGGTGCGCCGGCGCGGCGAGGAGGCCCAACGGGCCGCCGCCGCGGGCGACCTCACCGTCCTCATCGGCTACGACCTGCGGTTCTGGCGCGAGTTGAGCGCCCTGTTCGGCAACCCCTACCTCTCCGACTTCCTGCACCGGCTGCGGGTGCAGTCCTGGGTGTGCACGGTGCAGCATCTGCGCCGGCTGTCCGACCTGCGCGGCTGCCTGTGGTCCGGCCACACCGAACTGGTCGACGCCCTGTACGCCCGCGACACCGGCGCCGCCCGCGCGATGCTCGCCGCCTACAACGACGAGTCCCTCGGCCTCATCGAGCGGCTGGCGGCGCGGTGA